Part of the Vitis vinifera cultivar Pinot Noir 40024 chromosome 13, ASM3070453v1 genome is shown below.
CAATATTTGTACACTAGAGTTGTCTTAACTAATCTATATTTATAAGTCTATTTCTTAGAAAGCATGTTGATATGATACCATCAAAGGTTCCATTATTGTTCCTCTTTTTTGGTTGGTTGTAACTCTATACAATTTTGAACAATAGGAAATTACGTTTCACACTACCATAAATCTATATGTTGGAAtttgtcaaattttcttttgctcAATTACTCCTTGATATCTCTAATATCCTCCTAATTTTAGTTTTGGAATCTTGAATGATAGTGAAAAGTGctaaatataatgattttttttaagacaaaaattCGTGTAGGGAGTTAATAAAAGTTTATGTTTTAAACTGTaagttttagttaaatttttatattaataggaAAGTtagtgtttttataaaaataaaaaaagttttagatattattttaatgtagataaaagttagagttttaaaaattttatttttcgattttctttaatgttaatgaaagaattgaattttctttatttttttagttttagatattattttaatctagataaaagttagagttttaaaaattttagttttagtttttatttaatgttagtgaaaaagttagagttttgaaattttagttttagattgtCTTTAATGTTAATGAGagttagattaaaaatatatatatatattagttgtAGATAGTTTTTAATGTTAATGAAAGTTAGAgcgttaaaataatttttagttttagttaaattttttatgaaaatgaaaaaattaaagtttttaaaatcattagtttggctAGTCGATTTaagttagagttttttttttacttgattatTTAGTTATGTGGTAAAATGATTTTCCTAAGTtcgtttaattttaatttatttcattcaatTGATTAAAGTACTTTAgtttttttagttcattagGTTTTTTAGCTATGTGGCAAAAATGCTTCTTAGTTCACTATTTCACTAGGTCATTGTTGATAATTCTTGCATTTAAacatattattatgattatgcaTGTTAGGTTTTACTCTCCTAAGTGAATGtcatcattttttgtcttaACCTCTCTATTCGTATTACAAGTGTATTTGCGTTTAGGATATACTATTCAGGTATGCTCTTCACCCTTCATTTTCTTTAGGTTGCATAAGAAATGCTTTGAGTGAATTGTATATCCATGTTTGATACCATCTTTGATTGCcttgatttttgtttgattttctcttataaaatgtatgttatgttttttttttttttgttatctaaCTTAATGTTTTGTGATAGTGCTCTAGTTGAAAGCCAGGTACACTTTTGGTCTTATTGGTTTTCACTTATTAAGCATGCTTACCTATTGCCATGATATCATCcatatttgttttgttatgtTATCCACTTGATTGATTAGTCATTTGCTATAATATCTTTAGCTCAATAGTAGAGACGGTTTTaaggcttagaagggtgctatcTCTTCAAAGGTACCTTTcaaataagtaacctgatccctagACCCAAACTCGGGTTTTTGTagataactttttttaaaaaataaaataaaataaaataggagtcattttttagggttttatttcttattttgttttccctttgaaaaataaataaaaatagtggcGACTTCAATGccttacataaaaaataagtctCGCCAATCGAGTGGGAACTCATGTGGAAAATGCAGTTTGACAAATTGGCTACTCCGTTGGGGATCGAACCCAAAATCTTTGGTTTCATAGAAGATCAAGCTTAAAGTTGAGTTGAGGAAATTGTAGCATTTGGTCCTTTAATGAGTGGATTCTCCTTTTTGTGCTATTGTGTGGTATGCTTGCATGATCTTGGCATATTAAGTGTTTTGATTCGATAATCTTCTAAGGTTGCATGCTTGttcttaatttcatttgaagCCTCGACTTATCTTTGTAGCATGATTATTTTGCTTATTCTTGTCACAACCTACTCATCATTGGATGTTGATTCCTTGCTTAATGCTTACCTTATTCATATTAATTATCCTATCTTTGCTTAGCTGTTGTGTAAGTCTGGTTGATATACTTGCCCTTTGTATGACTGATTGTTGCATGTCTACCCTTTATTCTGCATGACTACTTGctgcttgtctatgtgggacacACTTGTATCTCCTTATTTCCAAATCACTAGTCTTGGTCCACCTTGTTTCTCTTGTTCCTATACTTCAAGTGAGACTTGTTACTTTATGATTGTCTTTCGACCAAGCTAGTGGTTAAAAATAGTGTGTTTATATCTATGTTTAGGAGAACTATGGAGAAAGCCGACATCATATTGATGATTGTGGACTGATCAATGAAGACTTGTATAACCCATAGCTAAATTTCATAGATACTCATGTGTCTAGTGTgtttcctttgtttcttttagATAATGACTTTTCAGGTCCACCCACACACATCACTGTGCATAGTAGATAATCCCTGAGTGTCGAGAGATGTGAGAGCCTTTGCCATTCaccttaaaatatttgtttttcttgttagCGCCCCAAGGGGCAAGGTTCAAGGCAATTCAGGCGGAGCTTAATATGTCCCTGATTGGAACCTGCTGCCTACCTCATGAGAGGTAGGGAATGACCATTGGTCGCTAGAGgcattttttgataaatatgttTAATCCATGTCCTTGATTTGCTTTGCACATCCTATTATCCATTTTAGGTTGTATAGTGATGGGTGCACTTGGGGCATTTTTGGGGGATTCAGATAGAACACATTATAAATTCATTAcccataaaaaatttctttcaccTATTAAAAAGTTGAATTGGTTGTTCTGCTACTAATTGTCATTCTTTCTAGATGTCAGCTTTGAAATCTGCAAACAAGGAGTTGAAAGGAATGATGAAAATTGTGAAGATCGAAGACGTCAATGTCAGTAATCTCTTGTCTTTCAAGTTACCATATCTCTACCTTAGAGAAATTCTAATGCTGAATAGTTTATTCTTTTTGCCTGTAGAACTTGCAAGATGAGATGATGGATCTGATGGACATAAGTAATGAGATTCAAGAGTCACTAGGCAGAAGCTACAATGTTCCTGATGACATTGATGAAGAGGAACTCCTGGGAGGTATGCTCAAATATCATTTGAAGACTCAAATTCCATGAAAGCAGTATGCCATAAACATTTGTTCGAAATTTCCTTTTACTCTTTTGCTTCTTTGATGTGCGTAAAAAGTATTTCCTAGAAATAGTATTTAGAAGCAATTATTTCCATTTTCCTGTGCTTCACCTTCTTGGTTCTACATGGAATGATGGGAAATGATTTCACTTTCTAATGCACATCTTGTTTCCAAGAAATAGGCTGGATTTAGCAGCTGTTTAATTGGGTAAAAAAATCTGGTATTTGTATATTTTCCTTAACAGTTCTGCAATGCAGAGCTTGATGCTTTGGAAGTGGACATGGGAACAGAGATGGATGCTGATGGGGTGCCCTCTTATCTCCAACCTGACAAGGACCATGATGTGGAAGCTGAACTCAACTTGCCTTCTGCCCCAATAGGACATGTAACAATCACTGCGGGCAGATCAAACGTCCAGGTATATTTTCATCCACCTTATTGCAGATATCGTCTTTCTGTTGTGTCAAATTCATCCATTTTACTCTGAATAGACAACTCCTATTCAGTTGATGTTGCTGCTGTTTATGCTTTCATTGTGCAGTGCCATGTCTTCACAGCTTCTAGTTTTGTTGAAGGCCTATTTCAGACAAAAAGGATTTTTGTGTTCCTAGAGGAAATTAAGTAAATTTTTACAATTGGGATATGAGATTGCTGACTTGCTCCCACTCTTTTTAGTCTTTCTGCTATTCTGAATGCTTATagtaataaaaagaataaaatatgatacTTTTTCtaactatttcttttttattatatatattatattgtcGGAGAAATCTTGTTTATGatctaaaaaaatagtaaacttATTTTATGTTCTCTTTTATAGAAATTCAGCAATGAAACTTTCATATGAGCCTTATATGAGTAATCTGTTGCATGAAGTCCTTGACACTTGGCAGTGGCTTAGAGTGCTGTACTCATGACACTTTGTACCCCACAGAACACTGCTatggtaaaataataataataataataataattatgttagatTATCTGATTTGAAACTTCTACATTTTctaataaagattaaatagtCCTGATAAAAATGGTAAGTCTTAGGTGGGATTTATTTTTGGTTCCTGTTATATGCTAGGAAGCTATTTACAAAAGCTATGCACTTATTTGGCCATGCACTTGTTGAAGATGGCAAAGCTGTGTCAAGCTGTTTATTATGCATCATTTCTGATATAGCTTCTGAAGATTTGTTAGTATTtgaatgcctttttttttttgcacataTTGCTAATAGGAAAGCAGATTTCACCAAAGCAGTGTCCTACATTTATTTCTCATCTCATCTAGTCTCCTCCTGTGACAGGCTGAGGATGAACTTGGTTTACCTGCTGTGCCTCATGCATCTATTCGCAACTAGCATAGGAGCTGCTGGGCAGAAAGAAATTGCGCagaatttaatttgatttatgtTATTCAACTGATATCATGCGGAGTATGGGGTTGgctatttgataaataaaaactgATGCAGGCCTAATTTGGCTACAGACACAAGAAGGGGCATGTGTACAGGCAACTGCACAAATTTGATTGTGGTAATCATTTTTTGTGCTATTGTGTGGTATGCTTGCATGATCTTGGCATATTAAGTGTTTTGATTCGATAATCTTCTAAGGTTGCATGCTTGCTTTTTAGAATGCTGCTCCAGCTAACAAATCTGCACAGTTGTTTCCTTCTTGAAGCCTGGTGTTCGGTCAAATTCGTTTTGGATTGAAGATACTATGTAAGTGATAATGAGTTTGAACTCTTATTTAACCAAACTTCTGTTTCTATAGGGGAGAATTTTGGACATCTAttaattcttatatatatatatatatatacacacgaGTTACAAAGCGGCATAGGTAAAATGTATATGATAAATTCAAAGTTGTCACATGGcattaattgatttaaataaacTAATGCCACGTGTCATTGGATATGTATTACAAGATGATTACAATAAATCTGAAGTTGCCACATTAATTTCACTCGTAAATGGATTTTAgcttaaatattaattttttaattatttttaaaaaataaaaataaaaataaatttataatgttAAGAGAGAATTGAAGCCACTTCAAATATGGCAAAGTCTAAGCTTTTAGAACAAGTGTGGCGTTGGGGAGAGCTTACATTTGATGTGTTCAAGTTCGTACTTATATTCAAAGTTCCTAAAACATCAAGATTTAAGATTTAGAGTTTTTCAAAGTTCAAAGAATTGagattttctcaaaatttgagTTCAAAGGTTGGGATGTTTTCAAGCTCTAagtttgaagaattgaatttggcacaagttaatttcatatatttttcattattttccttttcttgtacTTTGGGAttagttctctctctctctctctctctctctctctctctctctctctctctctctctctctctctatatatatatatatatatatatatatatatatatatatatatatatctttcttATCTATCTTGCACAAAGGGATGCATATGTGAAAGAGTTACACGGTTAGGCTTGGCTTTGCCTTCAACAAGGGTACTTTTTTCTTTAGTTATCCTCCCTTTCTTGCACCTTTGGGATTAGTTCTCTTTCTCTACCTTGCACAATTGTACAAGTTATTAGTGTCTAAATGTGTATCCTTGAAAGGGATAAATGGTGTGATATAGCTATAAGAGGCACTAATCACTATCTTCAACTTAAATATATCATAGAAACCAAATTTGTGGACTAATGTGTTATCTTGAAACAAAAAGGTAGGAAAGAgaagtgaaaacaataaaatccaAGCAAGCTTAGCAACCAAGTTAGAAGGAAGGCTCAATTAAGCTCAAAAGGGACATTTGATGCTTGTGGAGGAGAAAAGAATCAAGGTCAAACATGTAAATCAAGCAAAGATTAAGAGAAGTAGCAAAAGGAGGCTAAGGAGAAGCAAAAGATGGAGATTGAATATGGAGAATCTAATTAAGCAATTTATGCAACAAAAAAGGAAGATAAATGAAGggtaacaaaaagaaaaaataaatgaagaacaATAAAAATTTAGTGCTCGAACATAATAGGCTATATCCAATATCAAATCCACCTTGAGTTAGATTATAATGAATcttccacacacacacacacacacacacacacacacaaaggaaaagtagatcCCTAGctcaaccataaaaaaaatccaatgagAGCATTTGAAGTGACTAAGCTAGGAAGAAATGAAGAGATCAAGGCACTAATCGTGTTGTGGAGTTGAAGAGAGTTGAAGAAGACAAAATAGAAAGTGATAAATGATAGACCAATTTAGCAAGATAATTCATCTTTGGGTGAGACTAAGGAATTTGATAAGGAACTGAAGAAGGAAGACGAAACTTtagtggaaaaagaaaagattaaaCCTACTAACTCCTTACCTTTTCCTACAACAATTAAGAGGCAGAGAATGAGAACCAAGACTAAAAAATGTTGAAGGTCTTGATGCAAGTAAAAGTTAATGCTCCTCTTTTAGATATGATTAAGCATGTTCTAGTTTATGCTAAGTTCattaaagacaaaaataattaagagaaaaataaagactAGAAAGAAGGAATTTCTTATTGACTAGGTAATGCAATAATTGGGAATAAAACTCTAGCAAAATACAAGGATCATTGTTATTCAACTATCTCAATTCAAATAGGAGATTCTTACGTGGAGAAAGCACTATTAGACTTAGGGGTTAGTTTTAATCTACTATTATATGCCATATATAAGCAACTAGGGTTGGGAGAGCTCAAGGCTATTGCAATCATGTTGTCCTTATCTAATTGCTTAATCAAAGTATCTAGGAGAGTAGTGGTTCAACCCAGGAAGAGGAGTCCGGTTAAGCTTCCCCAGGAGCAACGTCAATTTTTGGTTCAACTCTAGGGAAAGTTGCTATgactttgtgtgtgtgtgtatatatatatatatatatatacacactgGGGAAAGTTGAATTGATGCAAAGTTATccttgtgtatatatatatatattgttcttCTAAATAAGAAACATAGCTAAAGAAAACTCAAGCTTCACTAGATGAAGGTAGTCAAGGTCTCAACTCTTAAGTCCACCCACCTGCAAGGCCCTgacccaatatatatatatatatatatatatacttcctTTGCTTCACTCATGCCTCCCAACTGTACCTCAGGTTGAATTGAtgtaaagttatatatatatatatatatatatatatatataaagctaAAAGAAAACAAGCTTCACTAAAGGAAGGTAGTCAAAGTTTGAACTCATAAGTCCACCCATCTACAAGGCCCTGACCTAATGCTTATAGTGCATGACTTAGACCAAGGGTTTACAACCATGAAAATAGGTTCTAATTGAGATGAAAATCAATTGCCTCAACAATAGATCAACTAGGTCTGATTGCTCCTTTGTGGGTCCTTGCAATCAGATGGGTTATTCCTCATGTCAAAAGGCCTATTATGGTTTATTAGGCTAACAATGGAGAAAGGCCAACATGCGACTCTAGTTGCATGGTTTGCAACCTTAATAATCCAAATTACATATCCTCATTTCTTCTCATGGATACTCCTTTTGGTCCTTGTAGCCTTGACTTGTTTACGTGGAAGCTTCTTTTAATCCTCGTCACCACTTGCTCAAGAGAGACCATGTTCAACAACAAACAACTAAACTAGGGATGGAATAGTTCAGGAGTTGAAGGTTGTAgctgttaggatagagcccttgaaagcatgacataatgtaataaatttggaattcattatttatttaatggtgttttagtttcacttttatatatctttattccatgtattatagtctatgagcattcttgcctgtatcttttgcattgtacgtgacttaggtgcattaggagttgcataaaagatctaagtcatgggttccttgcaaatagatgacttgttcacagtcGGTTCATGGGCCTAGGTAACCCATTAAAGGCTGTAGTGAACCACTTCTTGATTAGAGGGATGATTGGTCTTGGCTATTAggataggtttcccatggtgagtacactagtgtgtatgattgCACATTGGgtaggacctatggtgagttatgacttaaggctatcaagtagtcatgactccaccaagttgcttcattgtattgtctctaaaccttgagagaatattgagcttgtactaaagttagtagtggctttgacctgGTGAGATcctaagttgatcatatattccctatggattgggtcactattaatggaagccaatagcaataggtattctcaataaaggcaccatgatatctcttgggattgagatagtgtgtcctcttggaggatcctaaggaggtgaattcatggaaactatggccatagtagttccttaagtggaacttgacataggctctttgagagctaagatatgtcaattaaacacacaataggaggatctgtaactcaag
Proteins encoded:
- the LOC100254992 gene encoding vacuolar protein sorting-associated protein 60.2, whose protein sequence is MMDLMDISNEIQESLGRSYNVPDDIDEEELLGELDALEVDMGTEMDADGVPSYLQPDKDHDVEAELNLPSAPIGHVTITAGRSNVQCHVFTASSFVEGLFQTKRIFVFLEEIK